GACGCAAGGCTCCCGTGACGATTTTGCTATCGAGCACGTCGCCGCCAATTGGCACGCCATCGGTCGCCAGTACTTGGCGCTTTGCGCCATCAATGGCCATCACGGTTACGTCGAGCGTCCCGCCACCAAAGTCGAAGACGATGATATTGCGGCGTTCGCGTTGACTAGCAGCAAAGGCATGGGCTGCGGCAACTGGCTCGGGCATAAAACTCACATTCGGCAAATCGGCTAATTCGCAGGCCTCACGCATGCGCCGAATTGCCAAAGCATCGCCTTCGGGTGTGCTGGCATAGTGCACAGGTCGGCCAACCGTAATTGCACTAATTTTCTCACCAGTAAAGCGCTCGATCTCGCGACGAATTGCCCGTAAGATTTTGGCGATCAATTCTTCGAGGGTGGTTTCTTGGCCAAACACATTGGTTCTGATGTAGGATGGATCGCGCAGCATGGTTTTGATCGATTGAAATAAACGGCCTGGTGGGTTGCTATCGATCAAGCCTTCGACGGCCTGCGTGATCGTGCCAACCCCTGCATAGGTGTTGGTAACTGTGCCAACATAGCGTCGCTCGTAGACAATTTCGCGGCCAACGTTGCCCTCAGTAAAGGCATTAATTGCTGCACGGCCAATCCGTTGCTGGCCTTCGGGCGTGATAAATAAGGCGGTGCGTAACACATTGGGATTCGCCGCTACGGAGTCTAGCGGAACCAAAGTTACCTTTGCGCCATCGTAAATTGCTGCGGTCGTATTAGTTGTTCCGAAATCTAAGCCTACCCGCATTGCAATGCCTCCTAAATTAAGATGGATGAGTTGCACGGCGAAATGCCGCCCAAACCCAAAACTGGGGGGCGGCTGGTGCAGACCATCGATTGTAACAAAGCATTTTACGCGCCATGATCGGTCGTAGGGCGGATGTTGGATGAGCAATTTTGGGCTTTTGCAAATAATACCTATTTAAAAATTCCATCGTTGGTTGGTTGCAGGCTTGCCAGCCCTCGATTAAGCTAGGTTTAGTATTGTTCGCTGAGGAGCTTTCGCATATGAGCCTCGCTCTTATTTCACACGATCATTATCTCGACCACGATCAGCCTGAGCACCCCGAAAATGCCAATCGTTTGCGGACGATTCATGCCATGCTGGCGGCTGATTATGAATTGCAACAACATTTAACCCCACATGCACCACGCCATGCAACTGCAGCTGAGATTGAAGCGGTGCATGTGCCCAGCCATTTGCCAACGCTGCAACGTATGGCCCAATTTGGCGATTGGGCTGATGCTGAAACCTATATTTTGCCAGATTCGGTCGAGATTGCCCGACTGGCTGCTGGCGGCGCGATTGTCGCGACCGATGCAGTGCTCAGTGGTCGGCAGCGCAATAGTTTTGCTTTGATCCGCCCACCGGGCCATCATGCGACCGCTGATCAAGCGATGGGATTTTGCTTGTTTAATAATGCGGCAATTGCGGCGGCTTTTGCTCAACGTGAATATGGCCTCAAACGAGTGGCGATTTTGGATTGGGACGTACATCATGGCAATGGAACCCAAGATATTTTTTATGAAAATCCTGATGTGTTGTATATCTCGACCCATGGCTGGCCGCTTTGGCCAAACTCGGGCCATTGGAAGGAGATGGGCGCGAAAGCTGGCTTGGGCACAACCCTCAACCTGCCATTACGGCCATTGACTGGCGATATGGGTTTTCATTTGGTATTTGAACAAGCAATTGCTCCAGCGATTCGGCGCTTCAAACCTGAGTTATTGATCATCTCGGCGGGCTATGATGCGCATATCTACGACCCATTGGGGAATTTGGCGCTCTCAACCGGCGGTTATGCCCAGCTATCTTCGATCGTGTATAATTTGGCCGCCGAGTGCTGCGATGGACGCTTGGTGGGCTTGCTTGAGGGTGGTTATAACCTCGAAGCTCTCGCTCAAAGCCTCAGTGCAACGCTGCAAACATGGGTTTCTGGTCAGCCTGCCCCGATTTTTAACCAAGAAGTCAGTCATACCCCAGAACCCGATGTTACATGGCTGATCGAGCATCTGCGCCGCGAACATCCGCTTTTGAAGGGATGAAGGATGAAGAACATAGAACATAGCGATCAAGGCTAGGGGGTTGGCAATGATGCCTATCCCTCACCCCCTAGCCCCCTCTCCCGCACGCGAGGCGAGGGGGAACCGCTTCGGCATTGCACCCATCGCCCGCCGCAGTGGGCGATGGGTCGGGGGTGAGGGGTCGGAGTTGATTGGCAACCTGCTGAACCATTAAACATAGAACATAGAACATAAAGATCAGGGGCTAGTTGTCAGGGGGCAGGTTTTGAGTTTTCGGTACAGCAAACGACCCATGCGATGTGGCGAGCAACCGTCACTCAAGAAACTGAAAACTGACCCCTCGCCCCTGACTTCTGGCCCCTCGAATACATACAAGGACACTTATGATTGCAGTGATCAATTATGGAGCTGGCAACTTGCCCAATGCAGTGCGAGCCTTGGAATATGTTCAAGCCCCAATCGAAGTGGTGACTGATCCGGCGGCGGTTCGAGCAGCTCAAGCAGTCGTTTTGCCTGGAGTTGGCGCGACCGCCGATACCATGCGCTCGTTGCGTGAAATGGGCATGGATTCAGCAATTCGCGAGGTAATCGCCCGTGGAACGCCATTTTTGGGCATTTGTGTGGGGATGCAAGTGTTGGCTGAGCAAAGCGAAGAATTTGGCTTGCACGAATGCCTTGGTTTAGTGCCAGGCACGATTCGCCGTTTTGAACAAGGCTTGAAAGTGCCGCAAATTGGCTGGAACGGCGTGCAGCACGATGGCAGCGCTTTGTGGGATGGGATTCCCAACGGAGCTGAATTTTATTTTGTGCATTCCTATTATTTAGCAACTGACGACGCGGCTTTGGTTACTGGCCGTACCGAGTATGGCCTGAATTTTCCAGCGGCGATTGCCCGCGATAATATCACTGCTGTTCAGTTTCACCCCGAAAAAAGCGGCCAATGGGGGCTAAAATTGCTGGGGAATTGGGTCAAGGGGGCAGTTGGCAGGGGTCAGGGATCAGAATAGCCGCTAAAATACCGATGATTTATTTTTGAGACAAAACTATGGCAGGGGTAACTAATCCCTCATCCCCGACCCCTAGCCCCTACGTTTTAGGAGAACCATGCAACTGATACCAGCAATCGATTTGCGCGATGGCCGTTGTGTACGGCTGGTGCAAGGTGATTTTGAACAAACAACCGTCTATGGCGATGATCCGGTAGCGGTCGCGCAGCGGTGGGAAGCAGCAGGCGCGGCGCGGATTCACATTGTTGATCTTGATGGAGCCAAAGCTGGCCGACCAACCCAAACCAGCACAATTGCTGCGATCACCAAAGCGGTCAGTGTGCCAGTGCAACTTGGTGGTGGCTTGCGCGATGCCGCCAGTGTTGCCGCTGCTTTTGAGCTTGGCGTGAGCGATGTGATTTTGGGCACAGTGGCGGTGCGCAACCCTGAATTGGTGGCCGAATTGGTGGGCCAATATGGCAAGGCGATTACGATAGGGATTGATGCCCGCAATGGGGTCGTGGCGACCGAAGGCTGGCTAGCCAGCAGCCGTCAACGAGCAACCGAACTGGCTGAACAAATGGGCCAACTCGGAGTTGCGCGGATCATCTATACTGATATTAGCCGTGATGGCACCTTGAGCGAACCAAATTATGCGCAAACGGCTGCCTTGGTAACCCCCGATGGCCCAGCAATTATCGCTTCTGGCGGGATTGCCCGCGTCGAACATTTGGCGCGTTTGGCAGAGCTTGGCATTAGCGGGGCAATTATTGGCACGGCGCTTTATACAGGCCATATCGATCTGGCCTCGGCAATTCAAACGATTGAACACGGAGGCTAAACGTGTCGTCATCGAAACAAGATATTACCGCTCGTTATGAAGAGGAGCGTTTACGCGCCCAAGAGCAATCGCAATTGCTCTATCTCCAGAATCAAATTGATGAATTGCGTCGTCAAATCAAAGACGTAAACGGCAAATACGCTTGGTCAACCGAGCAATCGCGTAAATCCGAGGCGGTGGTTGCCCAACTGCAAGGCATGATCGAGCGTCAAGCCCAAGAGCAAGCCCAAACCTTGGAAAGCTATCGCCGCGAATTGACCACCTTGCGCAAGGAAATTGCTAACAGCACTGTGCGCATGGACGATAGCGTCAAGCCAATTCGTGACATTCAGCTTTCGTTGGCCCAACAGCAAGAGCATCGCAAACAAGATTTACAAACATCACAAAGCTGGTTTGCGCGAATTGAATTGATGGAACAGCGCATGAGCGATTTTGAGGCGCGGATGCGTGAGCAAACTGAGCATTATCGTTCGCTGGGCGGCCAGATCGAGCACTTGCGGGCTGCCGATGCTGAAACTGTGCAAGATATGCGCAAACTCAGCGAAGATGTGCAAATTGAAAAGCAACAAATGCGTCGCCAAGCCGTCGAAACTCAACAAATGGTGATCGACATTGGCGAAGGCATTCGCGAATTGCGTTCGCGCTTCGAGCGGCTTGAAGATTTGCAAAAAGGCTTGGAAGCCCAAATCGAACCATTGCCCGAGCAAATTGAGGTTGTACGTGCTCAACTCCCCGATATGATCGCCGAAATTAAGCGGATCGAGCGGGTCAGCACCGAACGTTTCTTGATGAACCAAGAACGCTTGGAAGAATTACGCGGTCAACATAACGAGCAGCTTGATGAGTTGCGCAGTGCTGATGAAACCCATCTGCGCCAAATTATGAGTTCGTTGGAGCGAATTGATACCTGGTGTCATGAGTATGAATCGAAGCTCAGCCGCACCCAAAACCGCCTTGAAGATGCCCAAATTTCCAATTTGAGCCGCATGCAAGATTTTGAGCGGCGCGAAGTCCAAGCACTGAGCGATATGTTGGCGGCAATTCAAGGCCGCTTGCAAATTGCCCAAAGCGAAATTTTGGAACGCGGAAGCGAGATCTAAGCATGCTGACACGGCGAATTATTCCTTGTTTGGATGTGAAGGCTGGGCGTGTGGTCAAGGGCATCAGCTTTCTCAACCATCGCGATGCTGGCGATCCTGTGCAATTGGCGGCTTTCTACAACGAATCGGGCGCTGATGAATTGGTGTTTTACGATATTACCGCTTCATCCGATGAGCGCAATATTATGGTCGAAGTCGTTGAGAATGTGGCACGGCAGGTCTTTATTCCGCTAACGGTTGGCGGCGGCATTCGCACGGTCGATGATATGTATCGAATGTTGCGGGCTGGCGCGGATAAAGTTTCGATCAACACCGCTGCAGTGCTCAACCCACAATTAATCGAAGATGGAGCCAAGCGTTTTGGTTCGCAGTGCATTGTGCTTTCGATGGATGCCCGTCGGATCAACGAGCCAGGCCAACCCAGCCAATGGAATGTTTTTACCCATACTGGGCGCGATCCACGGCCAACTGGCTTGGATGCAATTGAATGGGCCAAACGCGTGGTCGATTTGGGCGCTGGCGAGTTGGTGATCAACAGCATGGATGCCGATGGGACTGGTGCAGGCTACGATAACGAATTATTATCGGCGATTAGCCAGCAAGTTGGCGTGCCCGTAATTGCCTCTGGTGGTGCAGGTAAACCCGAACATTTGCTAGCCGCATTGCACGAAGGCAAAGCCGATGCCGTTTTGGCGGCCTCGATCTTCCACTTTGGCACCTACACGGTCGAAGCCGTCAAAGAATATTTGACAGAGCAAGGTATTCCAATGCGTCGCACGCCGAGGCCTGTATGATCATTCGCATTCGTTTATTTGCGGGCTTGCGCGAAGCGCTCAATCAACATAGCCTGAGTTTGGATGTGGCTGAGGCTGCGACGGTTGGCACGGCGCTGGCTCAATTAGCTGAACTGTATCCCAAATTGCCCTTAACTGGCTTAGCCTATGCAATTAATCGCCAATATGTGACGCTTGAGGCGACGCTTCAGCCCAACGACGAACTGGCCTTGATTCCGCCAGTGAGTGGGGGCTAAAGTGCAAGTATTTTTGGTAACCGAGGCAGTTTTGCAGCCCGAGCCGTTGCGCCAGTTGGTCAGCGACCCCGGCCATGGTGCGATTGTGCTGTTTGAAGGCGTGGCTCGCAATAATTTTGGTGGGCGAGCAACGGCCTACTTGGAGTACGAAGCCTATCCCGAGATGGCCGAGCAGCAATTAGCCTTGTTGGGGCAACAAGCCCAAGCTCAATTTGGCATTGGCAAGGTGGCGATTCACCATCGGGTTGGCGTGTTGCAAATTGGCGAAACTGCCGTGCTGATTGCAATTGGCTCGGCCCATCGTGGCGCGGCATTTGCTGCGGTGGCTTGGCTGATGGATCAAATCAAGTTGGTTGTGCCAATTTGGAAATGTGAGCACTGGGCCGATGGTTCGCAAGAATGGGTGGGTCAGCGTTGAAGCACTAAGGTGAGCTATGCGATTGCTCGAAAAACTAGCACGATGGTGGTGGCGTTGGCTTCTAACAACAATTAGTTTGTTGGGCATGGCGCTGCTTGGCGTAATCGTGGCGAGTATCGCTGGCTGGGTTCCGCAACCAAGCGTTTTGCGCCTAACGCCGTTGGCTGGTAGCCGCGAATTGCCGCCAGCCACGGCCTTGGAATTTAATTTCAATCTGCCGATGGATCGATCGAGCGTCGAAGATGCTTTGGTGATTACGCCGCCGGTGCGTGGACGTTGGCATTGGGAAGGCCGCTCTCGCGCTCGTTGGCAGCCTGAATTTGGCTGGACACCAGGCACAACCGTGACGGTGCAATTACGCCCAACCGCTCAATCGATGTTGCGCCAAACCCTAGCGACGACGGTTACCACTCAATTTGCCGCCGCACCCGCTCCATTGTTGGTGTTTCGTTCACCGCTGCCCAATGCGATTATCGCTCCCAATACTCCGATTTTGTTGCGCTTCAATCGGGCGATGATCGACTATGCCAACCAAACTGAGCGTGGCTTAGCCGAATTAAGCATCGAGCCAAACGCCGCTAGCCAAGTGCGTTGGCTCGATGATCGCAGCGTTTTGGTGCAGGTGCAATGGCAGGTTGGTCAGCAATATCAACTCAAACTTCAAAATCTCAATGATCTGCTGGGCATTCCCGTTCAGACCACCGAATGGCAAGTGCAGGTGAGCGAACCAAACCTGATTGCGCCGCCAACAGCCCAAACCCTTCAAGCCGATCAAGCCGTGGAATGGGCTTTTGAGGGTTTGCTTGATCAAACTACAACCCAACAATTGATCAAGCGGATTCAATTTACTCCCGCTGTGAGCACAACATGGCAGGTGCGGTATCAACCTGAGCCACAGCCGCAAACCATCATTCAGGTCTTGCCTGCTCCGGTTTGGCCGACTGGTCAAGCCCTTACCACCAGCCTACAACTTAGCCAGCCGATCACCCAGGTTTGGCAAATTCAGTCCAACTTGCAATTAATTGGCTCAGTGCCAGGCCGTGGCGGCAGTTTGGCCGTTGATGATCCATTGCGTTTGCTGTTCAATCAAACGCCTGAGCGCCAGCAACTTGCCGAGCAACTGTTAATCGAGCCTGAAGTTGCGAATGTGGCGATTAACATCAACAATCAACAGGCCTTAATTAGCGCTGCTTGGCAACCAAGCACTGTTTACACCTTGACCTTGGCTGGCTCTGCTCCGCTGACCTTTCGTACCCAAACCCAAGCCCAACCATTGCAAATTGAAGGCGTAGGTTATTCGTTGTTGTTGCCGGAAACGACCGCCGAATTGCGGCTGAGCGGACGCGAAAATAGCCGACTCACTGCGAGTTTGTATGTGGTTGATCGGGCGGTTTTGGCAGCGGCCTTACAACAACCGCAAACCCCGCTCAATCCGCAGCGTTATAATTTGCAACCGCAACAGCAATGGCAGATTGCGGCTGGCCCTGAACGAACTATCAGCATCACCCCAACTCAAGCGGCGTTATTGCTGCAAGTGCAAGCTCCCAATACCGAACTTGTGCAACATGTCTTGATTTGGACACCCTATCGAGCACAATTGTTGGCGACCCCCGAGCAAGCCCAAGCATGGATTGTCGATCTGGCCAATCGTCAACCAGTCGCCGCCGCAGATTTGAGCATTTTGGCGGGCGCGAATCAACTTGCCACAGGCCAGAGCGATTCGCAAGGGCTTTGGCAAACCGCAATTCAGGGCAGTAGCGGGCGTTTGGTCTTGCTTGGCGGCGAGCCGCAAGCGCCGATTGTGGCCGAAACAATTATTCGACCGCAACGCCAAGCTCCAAGTTTGAGCAGCCAATTGCTGCTTGACCGCCAGAGTTACCAAGCCAACCAACAACTGACGATTATCGGTAGCAGCGAGTTTGCAACCGATCTGGTAACTACGCCAACCCTAACTTTGGCTGTGCTTGATCCCAGTGGCCAAGCGATTGCGCCCGAACAAACTTTGGTGGTAAGCCAAAGCCTCTGGACAACCAAGGTGCAACTTGCCGCCGATGTTCAACCAGGTTTGTATCAAGTGCGACTGCGCTATGCCAACCAAGTGATTGCCAGCCAAAATTTTGTGGTCAATCAGCCAAATTTGGTGTATCGTGTGGTTTTGCCCGAAGTTCAAGCGACCAATGCGATCGTGCCAGCTGAAATCATCAGCGATTTACCGAACCAACATGGCCTGTGGCGCTTGC
This genomic interval from Herpetosiphon gulosus contains the following:
- a CDS encoding Hsp70 family protein, whose translation is MRVGLDFGTTNTTAAIYDGAKVTLVPLDSVAANPNVLRTALFITPEGQQRIGRAAINAFTEGNVGREIVYERRYVGTVTNTYAGVGTITQAVEGLIDSNPPGRLFQSIKTMLRDPSYIRTNVFGQETTLEELIAKILRAIRREIERFTGEKISAITVGRPVHYASTPEGDALAIRRMREACELADLPNVSFMPEPVAAAHAFAASQRERRNIIVFDFGGGTLDVTVMAIDGAKRQVLATDGVPIGGDVLDSKIVTGALRQYFGDGARLGPRKLPLPATLMEHLDNWQNILEMHTPKMLDIIEEAVRTSDKPKELKALRSLVRENYGLVLYEHAEAAKRRLSSERQVEISMHVKDIDFDHLLPRFEFERLVGPEARAIGDCVDRTVRAAGLSHEQIDVVLRTGGSSRIPRFIKLLADRFTEDRLREQDPFTSVGAGLAVAAYEGLGETS
- a CDS encoding histone deacetylase: MSLALISHDHYLDHDQPEHPENANRLRTIHAMLAADYELQQHLTPHAPRHATAAEIEAVHVPSHLPTLQRMAQFGDWADAETYILPDSVEIARLAAGGAIVATDAVLSGRQRNSFALIRPPGHHATADQAMGFCLFNNAAIAAAFAQREYGLKRVAILDWDVHHGNGTQDIFYENPDVLYISTHGWPLWPNSGHWKEMGAKAGLGTTLNLPLRPLTGDMGFHLVFEQAIAPAIRRFKPELLIISAGYDAHIYDPLGNLALSTGGYAQLSSIVYNLAAECCDGRLVGLLEGGYNLEALAQSLSATLQTWVSGQPAPIFNQEVSHTPEPDVTWLIEHLRREHPLLKG
- the hisH gene encoding imidazole glycerol phosphate synthase subunit HisH, which encodes MIAVINYGAGNLPNAVRALEYVQAPIEVVTDPAAVRAAQAVVLPGVGATADTMRSLREMGMDSAIREVIARGTPFLGICVGMQVLAEQSEEFGLHECLGLVPGTIRRFEQGLKVPQIGWNGVQHDGSALWDGIPNGAEFYFVHSYYLATDDAALVTGRTEYGLNFPAAIARDNITAVQFHPEKSGQWGLKLLGNWVKGAVGRGQGSE
- the hisA gene encoding 1-(5-phosphoribosyl)-5-[(5-phosphoribosylamino)methylideneamino]imidazole-4-carboxamide isomerase; the encoded protein is MQLIPAIDLRDGRCVRLVQGDFEQTTVYGDDPVAVAQRWEAAGAARIHIVDLDGAKAGRPTQTSTIAAITKAVSVPVQLGGGLRDAASVAAAFELGVSDVILGTVAVRNPELVAELVGQYGKAITIGIDARNGVVATEGWLASSRQRATELAEQMGQLGVARIIYTDISRDGTLSEPNYAQTAALVTPDGPAIIASGGIARVEHLARLAELGISGAIIGTALYTGHIDLASAIQTIEHGG
- the hisF gene encoding imidazole glycerol phosphate synthase subunit HisF → MLTRRIIPCLDVKAGRVVKGISFLNHRDAGDPVQLAAFYNESGADELVFYDITASSDERNIMVEVVENVARQVFIPLTVGGGIRTVDDMYRMLRAGADKVSINTAAVLNPQLIEDGAKRFGSQCIVLSMDARRINEPGQPSQWNVFTHTGRDPRPTGLDAIEWAKRVVDLGAGELVINSMDADGTGAGYDNELLSAISQQVGVPVIASGGAGKPEHLLAALHEGKADAVLAASIFHFGTYTVEAVKEYLTEQGIPMRRTPRPV
- a CDS encoding MoaD/ThiS family protein; its protein translation is MIIRIRLFAGLREALNQHSLSLDVAEAATVGTALAQLAELYPKLPLTGLAYAINRQYVTLEATLQPNDELALIPPVSGG
- a CDS encoding molybdenum cofactor biosynthesis protein MoaE produces the protein MQVFLVTEAVLQPEPLRQLVSDPGHGAIVLFEGVARNNFGGRATAYLEYEAYPEMAEQQLALLGQQAQAQFGIGKVAIHHRVGVLQIGETAVLIAIGSAHRGAAFAAVAWLMDQIKLVVPIWKCEHWADGSQEWVGQR